Proteins from a single region of Microbacterium sp. zg-Y818:
- a CDS encoding alpha-amylase family glycosyl hydrolase, giving the protein MIDRQTLRARLTPLVTRLYPDQASEVLSGLLALAERWAPVLPSAPRARPDQGTAYLITYGDAFRRPGEPPLRTLATVLREHVGDAITDVHLLPIYPWTSDDGFGVVDHREVNPDLGSWDDVADLRSDHALALDFVANHVSSASPWFRGWLARDPRFAGYFLEPGPEFDTSRVVRPRTTPLVHEYDRPDGTVARAWTTFGPDQIDLDPRTPAVLLELTDVLLGYLAHGASTVRLDAIGFLWKESGSTGIHLPQTHTVIRIWRVLVDVLAPGTLLLTETNVPHADNIRYFGDGSDEAHMVYQFALPPLVLHAFVTGRATALTQWAAGIEPVSPTATWFTFLASHDGIGLRPTEGLLSDDDRALLVERTLARGGRVSMARRPDGSSGVYELNTNYLDALVAPDSVDPDGDAVARGLAAHAILLSLVGVPAIYYHSLLGSGQDETGLAQSDIARRINREVLDADRLRDELRSSPRRAGMLAGLRRLLAARRALPGLSPFASQVAASLDDRVVGIRRAAGTADEVLAVANVSGDEVQLPSVSGTDVLTGIRHEGLRLGPHGYAWLVAEPPAGATARRNSG; this is encoded by the coding sequence ATGATCGACAGGCAAACCCTGCGGGCGAGGCTCACACCGCTGGTGACGCGGCTCTACCCGGATCAGGCATCCGAGGTGCTGTCCGGACTGCTCGCGCTCGCCGAGCGTTGGGCGCCCGTGCTGCCATCGGCGCCCCGAGCTCGGCCCGATCAGGGAACCGCGTACCTGATCACCTACGGGGACGCCTTCCGCAGGCCCGGGGAACCGCCGCTGCGCACGCTCGCCACCGTCCTGCGGGAGCATGTCGGCGACGCCATCACCGACGTGCATCTGCTTCCGATCTATCCCTGGACATCGGACGACGGGTTCGGCGTGGTCGACCACCGTGAGGTGAACCCCGACCTGGGTTCCTGGGACGATGTCGCAGACCTGCGGTCCGATCATGCCCTCGCGCTGGACTTCGTCGCCAACCATGTCTCCAGTGCGAGCCCCTGGTTCCGCGGCTGGCTCGCGCGTGATCCGCGGTTCGCGGGTTACTTCCTCGAGCCGGGTCCCGAGTTCGACACCTCCCGCGTGGTACGTCCGCGGACGACACCGCTGGTGCACGAGTACGACCGGCCCGACGGCACAGTGGCGCGTGCGTGGACGACGTTCGGACCCGATCAGATCGACCTCGACCCCCGGACGCCGGCGGTGCTCCTGGAGCTGACCGACGTGCTGCTCGGATACCTCGCTCACGGGGCGTCCACGGTGCGCCTGGATGCGATCGGGTTCCTCTGGAAGGAGTCGGGATCCACCGGCATCCACCTGCCTCAGACCCACACCGTCATCCGGATCTGGCGGGTGCTCGTGGATGTGCTGGCGCCGGGCACCCTGCTGCTGACCGAAACGAACGTGCCCCACGCCGACAACATCCGCTACTTCGGCGACGGGTCGGATGAGGCGCACATGGTGTACCAGTTCGCCCTTCCCCCGCTCGTGCTGCATGCGTTCGTCACGGGGCGGGCGACGGCGCTGACGCAGTGGGCCGCGGGGATCGAGCCGGTCAGTCCGACCGCGACCTGGTTCACCTTTCTCGCCAGCCATGACGGGATCGGCCTGCGGCCCACCGAGGGGCTGCTCAGCGACGATGACCGGGCGCTGCTGGTGGAGCGCACGCTCGCTCGCGGCGGACGGGTGTCGATGGCGCGTCGCCCTGACGGCAGCAGCGGCGTGTATGAGCTGAACACCAACTACCTCGATGCGCTGGTCGCGCCCGACAGCGTCGATCCCGACGGCGACGCGGTGGCACGCGGCTTGGCGGCGCATGCCATCCTGCTGTCGCTGGTGGGAGTGCCGGCCATCTACTACCACTCGCTGCTGGGGTCGGGACAGGACGAGACCGGCCTGGCGCAGTCCGACATCGCGCGCCGCATCAATCGGGAGGTGCTGGATGCCGACCGGCTGCGGGACGAGTTGCGGTCGTCCCCGCGGCGCGCGGGCATGCTGGCGGGGCTGCGGCGGCTCCTCGCCGCGAGGCGGGCATTACCGGGGCTGTCACCTTTCGCGTCGCAGGTCGCGGCGTCCCTCGACGATCGGGTGGTGGGGATCCGCCGGGCAGCGGGGACCGCCGACGAGGTGCTGGCGGTCGCCAACGTCAGCGGCGACGAGGTGCAGCTGCCGTCGGTCTCCGGGACGGACGTGCTCACCGGCATCCGACACGAGGGCCTGCGGCTGGGCCCGCATGGGTACGCGTGGCTCGTGGCCGAGCCGCCGGCGGGCGCCACCGCGCGTCGGAACTCAGGCTGA
- a CDS encoding glycoside hydrolase family 36 protein, translated as MTVVDEVPVSSRAQVYAEGWQSWSPTGWYRREDAVPRPAETWEHLMRFRPGVPVAAHGVQGEGLLVVDPRDGSAVRVYCAVDATAAVPSIRAEWRDDHVVVDATGPVWCGEVGADAGAALAAVGERIGTAAGARTTAVVPRVWCTWYRYFEAVTAADVSENLRAIDALRLPVDVIQIDDGWSLGTGEWTTPKPAFGALGATVDAIRQSGRRAGLWLAPFTVGASSDLARRHPDWLTGPAGRNWGDDLFGLDPTHPGVIDHLAGVFTCVRDTGVDYLKLDFLYGGAVPGPRHDRDASAISAYRRGLRLIREVMGEGTYLLGCGAPVLPSVGLVDAMRISPDTFHEGGEDGSQGLRGRTSLRARAWQHGRLWTTDPDCLVARPQFALREEWAREVFAAPGLRGFSDRIEELDQRGIQLVRQLLQGTPA; from the coding sequence GTGACCGTCGTCGACGAGGTGCCGGTGTCGTCGCGGGCGCAGGTGTACGCGGAGGGCTGGCAGAGCTGGAGTCCCACCGGTTGGTATCGGCGGGAAGACGCCGTGCCGCGGCCGGCGGAGACGTGGGAGCACCTCATGCGCTTCCGCCCCGGCGTGCCCGTCGCCGCGCACGGCGTACAGGGTGAGGGATTGCTGGTGGTCGATCCGCGGGACGGTTCCGCGGTACGCGTGTACTGCGCGGTGGATGCCACCGCGGCGGTGCCGTCGATCCGCGCCGAATGGCGCGACGACCACGTCGTCGTCGACGCGACAGGGCCGGTGTGGTGCGGGGAGGTCGGGGCCGACGCCGGGGCTGCGCTGGCCGCGGTGGGCGAACGGATCGGGACGGCGGCCGGCGCGCGGACGACCGCGGTGGTGCCTCGGGTCTGGTGCACCTGGTACCGGTATTTCGAAGCGGTGACGGCCGCCGACGTCAGCGAGAACCTCCGCGCGATCGACGCGCTGCGGCTGCCGGTCGACGTCATCCAGATCGACGACGGGTGGAGCCTCGGCACGGGGGAGTGGACGACCCCCAAGCCCGCGTTCGGAGCGCTCGGCGCCACCGTCGACGCGATCCGTCAGAGCGGCCGCCGTGCCGGTCTGTGGCTCGCGCCGTTCACGGTGGGTGCCTCCTCGGATCTGGCCCGCCGGCATCCGGATTGGCTCACCGGCCCTGCCGGCCGCAACTGGGGCGACGACCTCTTCGGGCTGGACCCCACCCACCCCGGCGTCATCGATCACCTCGCGGGGGTGTTCACCTGCGTGCGGGACACCGGGGTCGACTACCTCAAGCTCGATTTCCTCTACGGCGGCGCGGTGCCGGGGCCCAGGCACGACCGCGATGCCTCCGCGATCTCGGCCTACCGGCGCGGCCTGCGGCTCATCAGAGAGGTGATGGGGGAAGGGACGTACCTTCTCGGCTGCGGCGCGCCGGTGCTGCCGAGCGTAGGGCTGGTCGATGCGATGCGCATCTCGCCCGACACGTTCCACGAGGGCGGCGAAGACGGGTCCCAGGGTCTTCGCGGTCGTACGTCGCTGCGGGCGAGGGCGTGGCAGCACGGGCGACTGTGGACGACCGACCCCGACTGCCTGGTAGCACGCCCGCAGTTCGCGCTCCGGGAGGAGTGGGCGCGTGAGGTGTTCGCCGCCCCAGGACTGCGCGGCTTCTCCGACCGCATCGAGGAGCTCGACCAGCGCGGCATCCAACTCGTCCGGCAGCTGCTGCAGGGGACACCGGCATGA
- a CDS encoding zinc-binding alcohol dehydrogenase, with product MPQIVQFTAPGVVELVETDAMPLGPGDVRVQTLYSGISAGTELTAYRGTNPYLTSTWDAQRRLFVPGEPSFGYPVQGWGYSEVGRVCEVAPDVTSLREGDIVHGIWGHRSDAVLPASALDWRVMPADADPILGTFARVAAIALNAVLAAEVRLGEQVAIFGQGVIGLLATRLTVLSGARVVAVDTLPERLAVARDFGADVTVDATEQGGAGAAVRAASDGGVDSAIELSGSDRALHEAVRSVVPDGLVAAVGFYQGGAPQLRLGEEFHHNRVRIVASQISGVPAGLVGRWSPTRLVQTVMRLICAGAIDAGALVTDVVDAEDIAATFQRLDSGERGMLQAVLRFGQAGQK from the coding sequence GTGCCCCAGATCGTGCAGTTCACCGCCCCGGGCGTGGTCGAGCTCGTCGAGACGGATGCCATGCCTCTCGGGCCCGGAGACGTGCGGGTGCAGACCCTGTACTCCGGCATCTCGGCCGGAACCGAGCTCACCGCGTATCGCGGGACGAACCCGTATCTCACCTCGACGTGGGATGCGCAGCGGCGGTTGTTCGTCCCCGGCGAGCCGAGCTTCGGGTATCCGGTGCAGGGCTGGGGGTACTCCGAAGTGGGGCGGGTCTGCGAGGTCGCGCCGGACGTGACGTCGCTGCGCGAGGGTGACATCGTCCACGGCATCTGGGGACACCGCAGCGACGCGGTGCTGCCGGCATCCGCCCTCGACTGGCGGGTGATGCCGGCGGATGCCGATCCGATCCTCGGCACGTTCGCGCGGGTCGCGGCGATCGCGCTGAACGCCGTGCTCGCCGCTGAGGTGCGGCTCGGGGAGCAGGTCGCGATCTTCGGGCAGGGCGTGATCGGGCTCCTGGCGACGCGGCTGACGGTGCTGTCGGGCGCGCGCGTCGTGGCCGTGGACACCCTGCCGGAGCGGCTGGCGGTCGCCCGGGATTTCGGTGCAGACGTGACCGTCGACGCCACGGAGCAAGGCGGTGCCGGCGCAGCTGTCAGAGCGGCATCCGACGGGGGCGTCGACAGCGCGATCGAGCTGTCGGGCTCGGATCGGGCCCTGCACGAGGCGGTTCGGTCGGTCGTGCCCGACGGTCTCGTGGCGGCAGTCGGGTTCTACCAGGGCGGTGCGCCGCAACTGCGGCTCGGTGAGGAGTTCCACCACAACCGGGTCCGCATCGTCGCAAGCCAGATCTCCGGCGTGCCCGCAGGCCTGGTCGGCCGCTGGAGTCCCACGCGCCTCGTACAGACCGTCATGCGGCTGATCTGCGCCGGGGCCATCGACGCCGGCGCGCTCGTGACCGATGTCGTGGACGCCGAGGACATCGCGGCGACGTTCCAGCGGCTGGACAGCGGGGAGCGCGGCATGCTGCAGGCGGTGCTGCGGTTCGGGCAGGCGGGACAGAAGTGA
- a CDS encoding carbohydrate ABC transporter permease: protein MTTAVGRRSASPGFNRDRFEIVLFGILRPIVIVVLLLAAVVPFYYMVLLSFRSLDSLLQNPGALWISVDEFNLGTYFEVLAPVADGGQGFVVFMRNSLLVALGTVGLTLLVAIPGAYAISRLEFFGRRQVSGLFLAVYFFPSILLAVPLFVFFTQIGLRGSLVGLLIVYVSQVVAVSIYTLRNYFATIPVSLEEAAAIDGCSRLQIMRRVSLPLAMPAIVSNGLFIFMIAWNEFLFALLFLVERRDSWTVSLGLSQLSGSIEVPTTVLMAGSVILTLPIIVLFFASERLLVGGLTAGAEKG, encoded by the coding sequence ATGACCACGGCGGTCGGCAGACGCAGCGCATCGCCCGGGTTCAACCGCGATCGCTTCGAGATCGTGCTGTTCGGCATCCTGCGCCCGATCGTCATCGTGGTACTCCTGCTCGCTGCCGTGGTGCCGTTCTACTACATGGTGCTGCTGAGCTTCCGGTCGCTGGACTCACTGCTGCAGAATCCCGGCGCCCTGTGGATCTCCGTCGACGAGTTCAACCTCGGCACGTACTTCGAGGTCCTCGCCCCCGTCGCCGATGGGGGACAGGGGTTCGTCGTGTTCATGCGCAACTCGCTTCTCGTGGCGCTCGGCACGGTGGGCCTGACTCTGCTCGTGGCCATCCCGGGGGCCTACGCCATCAGCCGTCTGGAGTTCTTCGGCCGGCGCCAGGTCTCGGGATTGTTCCTCGCGGTGTACTTCTTCCCCAGCATCCTGCTCGCCGTTCCGCTGTTCGTGTTCTTCACGCAGATCGGTCTGCGCGGCTCGCTCGTGGGACTGCTCATCGTGTACGTGTCTCAGGTCGTCGCCGTCTCGATCTACACCCTGCGCAACTACTTCGCGACGATCCCGGTCTCACTGGAAGAGGCCGCGGCGATCGACGGCTGCAGTCGGCTGCAGATCATGCGCCGCGTCAGCCTGCCCCTCGCGATGCCGGCGATCGTTTCCAACGGCCTGTTCATCTTCATGATCGCGTGGAACGAGTTCCTCTTCGCCTTGCTGTTCCTCGTCGAGCGGCGTGATTCCTGGACGGTGTCGCTCGGGCTCTCGCAGCTGTCCGGCAGCATCGAGGTGCCTACAACCGTGCTGATGGCGGGGTCGGTGATCCTGACGCTGCCGATCATCGTGCTGTTCTTCGCCTCGGAGCGGCTGCTCGTCGGCGGTCTCACCGCCGGCGCGGAGAAGGGGTAG
- a CDS encoding sugar ABC transporter permease yields the protein MSPTLIIVTVAVVLPILWAVALAFQDVRLINIRGTGFFGEYTLENFANVLTSPGFLGALWTTLVYSVCGTALAVGIGLVAALALRSPFRGRGFIRASLLLPYVAPVVAATFVWSTALNPQYGIVNWFGTTVLGWAEPVAFLSDRALPVSIFGWQVDLPVALITVICFEAWRSFPFAFLFLTARLQAVPEVLDEAARIDGATPTQRFRHILLPQLLPTIAVLCVLRFIWTFNNFDDIYLLTGGGAGTEVVSVRVFDYLTARGDIGAAAAQALLLAAILAVLVGLYLKLFGRQEEQA from the coding sequence ATGTCCCCGACGCTCATCATCGTGACCGTCGCGGTCGTGCTGCCCATTCTGTGGGCCGTCGCCCTGGCCTTTCAGGACGTGCGGCTGATCAACATCCGTGGCACCGGGTTCTTCGGCGAATACACCCTGGAGAACTTCGCCAACGTTCTGACGTCCCCCGGATTCCTCGGCGCGTTGTGGACGACCCTGGTGTATTCGGTGTGCGGCACGGCCCTGGCCGTCGGCATCGGGCTCGTCGCCGCGCTCGCGCTGCGCTCGCCCTTCCGGGGACGCGGCTTCATCCGGGCGTCGCTGCTGCTGCCCTATGTCGCTCCAGTCGTGGCGGCCACCTTCGTCTGGTCGACCGCGCTCAATCCGCAGTACGGCATCGTCAACTGGTTCGGAACGACCGTGCTCGGCTGGGCCGAACCGGTCGCGTTCCTCTCCGACCGCGCCCTGCCGGTGTCGATCTTCGGGTGGCAGGTGGACCTGCCTGTCGCGCTCATCACCGTCATCTGCTTCGAGGCGTGGCGGTCCTTCCCCTTCGCCTTCCTCTTCCTCACCGCGAGGCTCCAGGCCGTTCCGGAGGTGCTCGACGAGGCCGCCCGCATCGACGGCGCGACCCCCACGCAGCGCTTCCGGCACATCCTGCTCCCGCAGCTGCTGCCGACGATCGCCGTGTTGTGCGTGCTGCGGTTCATCTGGACCTTCAACAACTTCGATGACATCTACCTGCTCACCGGTGGCGGTGCCGGCACCGAAGTGGTGTCGGTGCGCGTCTTCGACTACCTGACGGCGCGAGGGGACATCGGCGCCGCCGCCGCACAGGCGCTGCTGCTCGCCGCCATCCTCGCGGTGCTGGTCGGGCTGTACCTGAAGCTCTTCGGCCGGCAGGAGGAGCAGGCATGA
- a CDS encoding extracellular solute-binding protein, which yields MKTRATAVTISAACAVILLGGCTAGSDDGGGDGGGALTFWVQEDLPDRVAATQEIVDAFTADSGIEVEMVSVAEDQFSQLITSAAAAGDLPDVIGGISLPQVRTLSANELIDTDAVAAVIDALGPSTFSEKALELTADGDMALAVPSESWTQMLYYRTDLFDAAGLDAPDSYDAILEAAAALDSDEVAGFVGATAPGDAFTEQTFEHIALGNGCELVDDEGETQLDSDACVAAFDFYGDLVTNYSVPGAQDVDTTRATYFAGDAAMFIWSSFVLDELAGLREDAKPSCPECVDDPAFLAANTGVVTAIAGPDADAPAQFGEITSWTVTEGADTEGAQTFIEYMMSDGYEPWIAIAPEGKVPVRTGTSDEPTLYADLWSTLPAGVDTKAPLSDFYAPEVLEAVAAGPEDLARWGITQGQGTLLGALQGELPVAEAVSQVAQGDDPATAAANAAEAVRAVAESIQ from the coding sequence ATGAAGACTCGTGCCACAGCAGTCACGATATCGGCGGCCTGCGCCGTGATCCTGCTCGGTGGGTGCACCGCCGGCAGTGACGACGGCGGGGGCGACGGCGGCGGCGCGCTGACGTTCTGGGTGCAGGAGGACCTGCCCGATCGGGTCGCCGCCACCCAGGAGATCGTCGACGCGTTCACGGCGGACAGTGGCATCGAGGTGGAGATGGTGTCGGTCGCCGAAGACCAGTTCAGCCAGCTGATCACCTCCGCAGCCGCGGCGGGCGATCTGCCCGACGTCATCGGCGGCATTTCGCTGCCGCAGGTGCGGACGCTCTCGGCTAACGAGCTGATCGACACCGACGCCGTCGCTGCCGTCATCGACGCCCTCGGCCCGTCGACCTTCTCCGAGAAGGCTCTCGAGCTCACGGCCGACGGCGACATGGCGCTCGCCGTGCCGAGCGAGTCCTGGACGCAGATGCTCTACTACCGCACCGATCTGTTCGACGCGGCGGGACTCGATGCGCCCGACTCGTATGACGCCATCCTGGAGGCGGCGGCGGCCCTGGACAGCGACGAGGTGGCCGGCTTCGTCGGTGCGACGGCGCCCGGCGACGCGTTCACCGAGCAGACCTTCGAGCACATCGCACTCGGCAACGGCTGCGAACTCGTCGATGACGAGGGCGAGACCCAGCTCGATTCGGATGCCTGTGTGGCGGCATTCGACTTCTACGGCGACCTGGTCACGAACTACTCGGTGCCGGGTGCGCAGGATGTCGACACCACCCGCGCGACCTACTTCGCCGGGGATGCCGCCATGTTCATCTGGTCGAGCTTCGTGCTGGACGAGCTTGCAGGGCTGCGAGAGGATGCCAAGCCGTCGTGCCCGGAGTGCGTCGACGATCCGGCGTTCCTGGCGGCCAACACCGGGGTCGTGACCGCGATCGCTGGCCCCGATGCCGATGCGCCCGCGCAATTCGGAGAGATCACGTCGTGGACCGTGACCGAGGGGGCGGACACCGAAGGGGCCCAGACATTCATCGAGTACATGATGAGCGACGGCTACGAACCGTGGATCGCCATCGCGCCGGAGGGCAAAGTGCCGGTGCGCACCGGGACATCCGACGAGCCGACCCTGTACGCAGACCTCTGGAGCACGCTGCCTGCGGGGGTCGACACGAAGGCGCCGCTGTCGGATTTCTACGCACCGGAGGTGCTCGAAGCCGTCGCCGCCGGCCCGGAGGACCTCGCACGCTGGGGCATCACCCAGGGTCAGGGCACCCTGCTGGGCGCGCTGCAGGGCGAACTGCCCGTCGCCGAAGCGGTCAGCCAGGTGGCGCAGGGCGACGACCCGGCCACAGCCGCAGCGAACGCCGCAGAGGCGGTGCGCGCCGTCGCGGAGTCGATCCAGTGA
- a CDS encoding ROK family transcriptional regulator has protein sequence MPGPGDILELVRSGRAVTRGEILEVTGLSRMTVSARVDALRDADLVIENGTDRVTGGRPSRRLEFNTSRASLVIATVDTTHTTVALTDLAGRVTAEERVEVAVADGPDRTLNAIVDSARGILDANGRAERLGGVGICIPGPVDPDSGRPSQPPIMPGWDAYPVGDHLRDALGAPVLVANDADAAGLGEQRSAHPASRSLCFIKVSSGIGTGIILDGQVYRGADGGAGDIGHVKLAGHDDDACQCGAHGCLAAVASGRAVARKLSALGKPATSGSDVGAYLAAGDADAARLTQAAGRVIGEVVATVVTLLNPAEVVLGGMLASAPLLAGVRETLYPRSLPRATRHLAISQSTLGERAAIVGLATLVVEREYSAGAVNAALGA, from the coding sequence ATGCCGGGACCCGGTGACATCCTCGAGTTGGTGCGCAGCGGTCGCGCCGTCACCCGCGGGGAAATCCTCGAGGTGACAGGCTTGTCGCGGATGACGGTGTCGGCGCGCGTCGACGCCCTGCGGGACGCCGACCTCGTCATCGAGAATGGGACTGATCGCGTCACCGGCGGCCGACCATCGCGACGCCTGGAGTTCAACACGTCGCGCGCCTCGCTCGTGATCGCGACGGTCGACACGACCCACACCACCGTCGCCCTCACTGATCTCGCCGGTCGCGTGACCGCCGAGGAACGCGTAGAGGTCGCCGTCGCCGATGGCCCCGATCGCACCCTCAACGCCATCGTCGACAGTGCCCGCGGCATCCTGGACGCGAACGGGCGCGCGGAGCGGCTCGGCGGTGTGGGCATCTGCATCCCGGGACCGGTCGATCCCGACAGCGGGCGCCCCAGCCAGCCCCCCATCATGCCGGGGTGGGACGCCTACCCGGTCGGCGACCACCTGCGTGACGCACTGGGCGCGCCGGTGCTCGTCGCCAACGACGCGGATGCTGCGGGCCTCGGCGAACAGCGCAGCGCCCACCCTGCTTCCCGCTCGCTGTGCTTCATCAAGGTGTCCTCCGGCATCGGCACCGGCATCATCCTCGACGGCCAGGTCTACCGCGGCGCCGACGGCGGGGCGGGCGACATCGGTCATGTGAAGCTCGCCGGCCACGACGACGACGCGTGCCAGTGCGGAGCGCACGGCTGTCTCGCGGCCGTGGCATCCGGTCGCGCCGTCGCCCGCAAGCTCAGCGCGCTCGGCAAGCCCGCGACCTCCGGCTCGGATGTCGGCGCGTACCTCGCCGCCGGCGATGCCGACGCCGCGCGGCTCACCCAGGCTGCCGGCAGGGTGATCGGCGAGGTGGTCGCGACGGTGGTCACGTTGCTGAACCCGGCCGAGGTCGTACTGGGCGGCATGCTCGCATCGGCGCCGCTGCTGGCCGGCGTGCGGGAGACCCTCTACCCCCGCTCGCTCCCGCGGGCGACACGGCACCTGGCCATCAGCCAATCCACCCTCGGCGAGCGCGCCGCGATCGTGGGGCTCGCGACCCTCGTGGTCGAGCGGGAGTACTCCGCCGGCGCCGTGAACGCCGCGCTGGGCGCATAG